Proteins encoded in a region of the Planococcus shixiaomingii genome:
- a CDS encoding hemolysin family protein, with amino-acid sequence MFIALGFFLCLSFFFSGSETALTAVNRMKVHLRAEQGDLKSQRLRKLIAKPDRMITTLLIGNNIANIMMPTLVTTIALTRGWEVGLATAVLTVVIIIFGEVLPKTIAATFSDRVAYLVFPIISFLVIIFRPLTWLLSQFTNVFIRIISKGAVKEATISKEELRTMVDIASTEGTFEEEESERIKGVLDFPNKDVSDVMSAHRTDIVGISIDSTYEEVRDLILESSYTRYPVYEESMDNVVGLFYSKKLIEWSMNPNLTIAELMDDNPLFVVQSVSVEKVFKLMMSKKKHMAVILDEYGGTLGIVTHEDIIEEMIGQEIEDETDIDEEELVFEMTEDKLSCHGRLEIEDVNDMFHVNVPNDHDTIAGFVMQQLGHVPDEGEQFDYENLHVEINEMDRNRIVRLTITKTNSEVFA; translated from the coding sequence TTGTTTATAGCCTTAGGATTTTTTTTATGTTTGTCGTTTTTCTTTTCCGGAAGCGAAACGGCTTTAACTGCTGTTAACAGGATGAAGGTCCATCTTCGCGCGGAGCAGGGCGATCTGAAATCACAGCGCCTTCGAAAGCTGATAGCGAAGCCGGACCGAATGATCACTACCTTATTAATCGGCAATAATATTGCGAACATCATGATGCCAACGCTCGTAACCACCATTGCGTTGACTCGGGGTTGGGAAGTCGGCTTGGCAACAGCGGTGCTGACTGTCGTCATCATCATTTTTGGCGAAGTTTTGCCGAAAACAATTGCGGCGACTTTTTCAGACCGTGTTGCTTATTTGGTGTTCCCGATCATTTCATTTCTTGTCATTATCTTTAGACCGCTTACTTGGCTTCTGTCACAATTCACCAATGTCTTTATTCGCATTATCTCCAAAGGTGCCGTAAAAGAAGCGACAATTTCGAAAGAAGAATTGCGGACCATGGTGGATATTGCGTCGACTGAGGGAACTTTTGAAGAAGAAGAGTCAGAGCGGATTAAGGGAGTATTGGATTTCCCGAACAAAGATGTCTCGGATGTCATGTCGGCTCACCGAACGGACATTGTTGGTATTTCGATTGATAGTACGTATGAAGAAGTGCGGGATTTGATTCTGGAATCTTCCTATACGCGTTATCCGGTGTACGAAGAAAGCATGGATAACGTAGTAGGGTTGTTTTATTCGAAAAAATTGATCGAATGGTCGATGAACCCGAATTTAACAATAGCAGAACTTATGGATGACAATCCGCTGTTCGTCGTTCAGTCGGTGAGTGTGGAAAAAGTGTTTAAATTAATGATGTCCAAGAAAAAGCATATGGCAGTTATCTTGGATGAGTATGGCGGAACATTAGGCATAGTAACGCATGAAGACATTATTGAGGAAATGATCGGCCAGGAAATCGAAGATGAAACCGATATTGATGAAGAAGAACTGGTTTTTGAAATGACCGAAGATAAGTTATCTTGCCACGGCCGCTTGGAGATTGAAGATGTTAATGACATGTTTCATGTCAACGTACCGAATGACCACGATACAATTGCCGGATTTGTCATGCAGCAATTGGGGCATGTGCCGGACGAAGGGGAACAGTTCGATTACGAAAACCTTCACGTTGAAATAAACGAAATGGACCGCAACCGGATTGTGCGGTTGACCATAACGAAAACAAATAGCGAAGTATTTGCGTAA
- a CDS encoding dipeptidase, whose protein sequence is MNAQAIDTYFKDHREDHLEELKTFLRIPSISSLSEHKTDVRNAAEWLKEAMEKAGLENVKVDETAGHPVVYADWLHAEGKPTVLVYGHYDVQPVDPLHLWETAPFDPQVRDNKLYARGASDDKGQTFMHVKAVEALLQLNGELPVNMKFIIEGEEEIGSPNLPVYVQENQELLKADLIVISDTGMQGPGRPAVCYGLRGLAGIQIDLKGPKGDLHSGLYGGAVQNPLHAISQILASFHDKDGAVTVDGFYDNLVPVSDEERAEFAALPFDLEEEKKALGITEDFGEKGYSFIERTWIRPTLEINGITGGFSGEGIKTVLPAEASAKITCRLVPGQDPDDIVAKLKAHVESHKPAGVTVEVSEFDKGKPFLTPYDHPAIQAAGRSYEKVYNVPTAFTRMGGSIPIVAAFDDILGLPVVLMGFGLSSENFHAPNEHFHLENFDQGLRVISDYLFEASNL, encoded by the coding sequence ATGAATGCACAAGCAATAGACACTTATTTCAAAGATCATCGCGAAGATCACTTAGAAGAACTGAAAACGTTCTTGCGCATCCCATCCATCAGCTCTCTTTCAGAGCACAAAACCGATGTCCGGAATGCTGCGGAGTGGCTCAAGGAAGCCATGGAAAAAGCCGGGTTGGAGAATGTCAAAGTTGATGAAACCGCTGGCCACCCGGTGGTCTATGCAGACTGGCTGCACGCTGAAGGCAAGCCGACAGTTTTAGTGTACGGCCATTACGACGTCCAGCCGGTGGACCCGCTTCATTTATGGGAAACAGCTCCTTTTGATCCACAAGTGCGCGACAATAAGCTTTATGCCCGTGGCGCAAGCGATGATAAAGGCCAAACATTCATGCACGTTAAAGCTGTAGAAGCCTTGCTTCAATTAAACGGCGAACTTCCGGTGAACATGAAATTCATTATTGAAGGCGAAGAGGAAATTGGCAGTCCGAACCTCCCTGTCTATGTACAAGAGAACCAGGAATTATTGAAAGCTGATTTGATTGTCATTTCGGATACTGGGATGCAAGGTCCGGGTCGCCCGGCAGTCTGCTACGGACTTCGCGGTTTGGCCGGCATCCAGATCGACCTCAAAGGTCCGAAAGGCGATTTGCACTCCGGCTTATACGGCGGCGCAGTGCAAAATCCATTGCACGCCATCTCTCAAATTTTAGCTTCTTTCCATGACAAAGACGGCGCTGTAACCGTAGATGGCTTTTACGACAACCTCGTGCCTGTATCGGACGAAGAACGCGCCGAGTTCGCTGCTCTGCCATTTGATTTGGAAGAAGAGAAAAAAGCGCTTGGCATTACAGAAGACTTCGGCGAGAAAGGCTATTCTTTCATTGAACGGACTTGGATCCGCCCGACTTTGGAAATCAACGGCATCACTGGCGGCTTTTCAGGCGAGGGCATCAAAACGGTCCTGCCAGCTGAAGCCAGCGCGAAAATCACCTGCCGCCTTGTGCCGGGCCAAGACCCCGACGACATCGTCGCAAAATTGAAAGCGCATGTCGAAAGCCATAAACCGGCTGGCGTGACTGTTGAAGTTTCCGAGTTCGATAAAGGGAAACCGTTCCTGACTCCATACGATCACCCGGCAATCCAAGCAGCTGGACGGTCATATGAAAAAGTATATAACGTTCCTACTGCTTTCACTCGCATGGGCGGATCGATTCCAATCGTCGCGGCATTCGATGACATTCTCGGACTGCCCGTTGTTTTGATGGGCTTCGGTCTATCTTCTGAAAACTTCCATGCACCAAACGAACACTTCCACCTTGAAAACTTTGACCAAGGACTTCGCGTCATCAGCGATTACTTGTTCGAAGCTTCTAATTTGTAA
- a CDS encoding ABC transporter ATP-binding protein, which produces MFDAIRRPFGYEQVIKKEDLKKNTEKKTERAENWKSTLLRIWKLVDEHRFLLVTVLALVLVSSALALLGPYLIGHIIDQYIVPQNFSGMGIIISWLIVVYAGYSLSLYLQNYWMVGIAQQVIYRMRTGLFEHLQRLPVTFFDKRQHGELMSRMTNDIENVSSTLNSSFIQVFSSILTLVGTAVVMLMLSPLLTVLTLVIIPLMYISMQWITKRTGRLYKKQQQAIGELNGYIEETISGQKIVKAFSQEPRVMEEFIIKSERLRNTGFWAWTYSGFIPKVMNFLNNASFAIVAGVGGVLALNGSVSIGVIVIFTEYARQFTRPLNDLANQFNTVLSAIAGAERVFAIMGEEEEHDDQVENADKELRGHVVFDDVSFKYEGAEEDWTIRNVSFTVGVGQTAALVGATGAGKTTIMQLLARFYDANEGEIQLDGTPIASMPRKTLRKQIAFVLQDPFLFEATVRDNIRYGHLDATDEEVVEAAKKANAHDFIEKLPNGYDTILSGDGSMISQGQKQLLSIARALIADPVILLLDEATSSIDTVTELKIQEALERLMKGRTSFVIAHRLNTVRQADLVMVMELGELVESGTQEELLKRGGLYATMLADAKL; this is translated from the coding sequence ATGTTTGATGCCATCCGCCGACCTTTTGGCTATGAACAGGTTATAAAAAAAGAAGATTTAAAGAAAAATACGGAGAAAAAAACAGAGCGAGCGGAAAACTGGAAGTCGACGCTGCTGCGGATATGGAAACTTGTCGATGAACATCGTTTTCTTTTAGTTACCGTGCTCGCTCTTGTGTTGGTCAGTTCAGCACTCGCCTTGCTAGGTCCGTATCTTATCGGCCATATCATTGACCAGTATATCGTGCCGCAGAATTTTAGCGGTATGGGCATCATCATTTCATGGTTGATCGTAGTTTATGCCGGGTATTCATTGTCGCTATATCTACAGAACTACTGGATGGTAGGAATCGCTCAGCAAGTTATTTATCGAATGAGGACTGGACTATTTGAACATTTGCAGCGCTTGCCTGTCACTTTTTTCGATAAGCGGCAGCACGGTGAATTGATGAGCCGGATGACGAACGATATTGAAAACGTATCATCGACGTTAAACAGCTCGTTTATTCAAGTGTTTTCAAGCATTCTGACTTTAGTTGGAACAGCTGTTGTCATGCTGATGCTAAGCCCGTTGCTGACTGTGCTGACGCTTGTTATCATTCCGCTCATGTACATTTCAATGCAATGGATTACGAAACGTACCGGAAGATTGTATAAGAAACAGCAGCAAGCAATCGGTGAATTGAACGGCTATATCGAAGAAACGATCTCCGGCCAGAAAATTGTCAAAGCGTTTTCGCAAGAGCCAAGGGTTATGGAAGAATTTATCATCAAAAGCGAACGTTTGCGCAACACTGGCTTTTGGGCTTGGACTTATTCAGGATTCATTCCAAAAGTGATGAACTTCCTGAACAATGCGAGCTTTGCGATAGTTGCCGGTGTTGGCGGGGTGCTGGCGCTGAACGGTTCGGTTTCAATTGGTGTGATCGTTATTTTTACTGAATACGCCCGCCAGTTCACCCGCCCATTGAATGATTTGGCTAACCAGTTCAATACCGTATTGTCCGCTATTGCGGGTGCGGAACGCGTATTTGCGATTATGGGAGAAGAAGAAGAGCATGATGACCAAGTCGAGAATGCGGATAAGGAACTTCGCGGCCATGTCGTTTTTGATGACGTCTCTTTTAAATACGAAGGCGCTGAAGAAGACTGGACGATCCGAAATGTCAGTTTTACAGTAGGCGTTGGCCAAACAGCCGCACTGGTTGGAGCGACCGGGGCGGGGAAAACGACCATCATGCAGCTGCTCGCGCGTTTTTATGATGCTAACGAAGGCGAAATCCAGTTGGACGGTACACCGATTGCATCGATGCCGCGCAAAACGCTGCGGAAACAGATTGCTTTCGTTTTACAAGATCCTTTCTTGTTTGAGGCGACAGTGAGGGATAACATCCGTTATGGTCATTTGGATGCGACTGATGAAGAAGTGGTGGAAGCGGCTAAAAAAGCCAATGCCCATGACTTTATCGAGAAACTGCCGAACGGCTACGATACCATCCTTTCAGGCGACGGCTCGATGATCAGCCAGGGGCAGAAGCAATTGCTGTCGATTGCGAGGGCGCTGATTGCGGATCCGGTTATCTTGCTGCTTGATGAAGCGACAAGCTCCATCGATACGGTTACAGAGCTGAAAATCCAGGAAGCTTTGGAGCGGCTAATGAAAGGGCGCACGAGCTTCGTTATTGCCCATCGGCTGAACACAGTCCGCCAAGCGGATTTGGTGATGGTGATGGAACTGGGCGAACTGGTGGAATCCGGAACGCAAGAAGAATTGCTGAAGCGCGGCGGATTGTATGCAACGATGCTGGCAGATGCTAAATTATAA
- a CDS encoding DegV family protein, whose protein sequence is MKKPIAWILDSTAYVTEEFKAHPDVYVVPLNLHFGMEEFVDGVDLSNEQLYQRIKAAPEFPKTSQPSAGKFAELYEKLKEEYECGIAVHASAKLSGTIASSVSGAEMSGFKVYAIDSMALSYGLSGLLERGLELAAQGLEAEAIAHQLETETTNFRNYILIGNLTQLYKGGRMSGAQYYIGSLLQVKPIVQLTPEGELAPIDKVRSHKKAVQYLLNHVQKDFEEYGVGYFQVIHANIPTEAERIKQEIQKLAPQANVLVGNISSSLAVHAGEGTLALMWRKPPQ, encoded by the coding sequence ATGAAGAAGCCAATCGCTTGGATTTTAGACAGTACGGCATACGTAACCGAAGAATTTAAAGCTCATCCGGATGTCTATGTAGTTCCTCTGAATCTGCATTTCGGTATGGAAGAATTTGTCGACGGAGTGGATTTATCGAATGAGCAATTGTATCAGCGCATTAAAGCGGCTCCTGAGTTCCCGAAAACGTCCCAGCCTTCTGCGGGAAAATTCGCCGAACTTTACGAAAAGCTTAAAGAAGAATACGAATGCGGCATTGCCGTCCACGCTTCTGCTAAACTGAGCGGTACGATCGCTTCTTCGGTTTCAGGCGCCGAAATGAGTGGCTTCAAGGTATACGCCATCGATTCTATGGCTCTATCATACGGATTGTCAGGTCTCCTTGAAAGAGGTTTGGAATTGGCAGCGCAGGGACTTGAAGCAGAAGCAATTGCACATCAATTAGAAACCGAAACCACTAATTTCCGCAATTACATTCTGATCGGCAATTTGACCCAGCTTTATAAAGGCGGCCGGATGAGCGGAGCACAGTATTACATCGGCAGCTTGCTGCAAGTTAAGCCGATCGTCCAGCTTACTCCAGAAGGCGAACTGGCACCGATCGATAAAGTCCGCTCTCATAAAAAAGCCGTCCAGTATTTATTGAACCATGTACAAAAAGACTTTGAAGAATACGGAGTGGGTTATTTCCAAGTTATCCATGCCAACATTCCAACTGAAGCAGAAAGAATAAAACAAGAAATACAGAAACTGGCTCCACAAGCAAATGTGTTAGTTGGCAACATCAGTTCTTCCCTAGCGGTGCATGCCGGTGAAGGAACGCTTGCACTGATGTGGAGAAAGCCGCCGCAATAA
- a CDS encoding GNAT family N-acetyltransferase yields the protein MNVSLSIDSFPLDKEIARDMHNLLGEFPIDYNTVLNAPVWQKSDAKGFAVLAYAENGDLIGFATCLDIMGLHHYEWSAIVHPDFRRKGIGTALADGVSFGLRQREAESELAVLIEDKNASAFLESLGYGADFKEILLGAPALESEELPEGLSFMPYGGEQAELTALLVAAFDEEVVPFLAHNIEEAGRDIWLMKKDGRITATAAFISEEDVLWVTSFAVDPKEQGKGYGQAFLRWCRYHAFLEGKNQVLLDVDTTNEAIRVYEKAGFLPINTIEYWKRKEEG from the coding sequence ATGAATGTATCCCTGTCGATTGATTCGTTTCCGCTTGATAAAGAAATAGCTCGTGATATGCACAACCTTCTCGGAGAATTTCCAATAGACTATAATACGGTGCTGAATGCGCCAGTCTGGCAAAAGTCCGACGCCAAAGGGTTTGCAGTTTTGGCATATGCTGAAAATGGCGATTTGATTGGGTTTGCGACATGCCTTGATATCATGGGGCTTCACCATTATGAATGGTCAGCTATCGTCCATCCGGATTTCCGCCGGAAGGGCATCGGCACGGCACTTGCTGATGGAGTCAGTTTTGGGCTGCGGCAGCGAGAAGCTGAAAGTGAATTAGCCGTATTGATTGAAGACAAAAACGCCTCAGCCTTTCTGGAAAGCTTGGGATATGGGGCTGATTTTAAGGAAATACTACTTGGAGCACCAGCACTCGAGTCCGAAGAATTGCCGGAAGGTTTGTCGTTTATGCCCTATGGCGGAGAACAAGCCGAGTTGACAGCGCTTCTAGTGGCGGCTTTTGATGAGGAAGTGGTGCCGTTCCTGGCACATAATATTGAGGAAGCGGGTCGTGATATTTGGCTGATGAAAAAAGACGGCCGGATTACTGCGACTGCAGCATTCATTTCGGAAGAAGATGTCTTGTGGGTTACCTCTTTTGCCGTAGATCCGAAAGAGCAAGGGAAAGGTTACGGCCAGGCATTCCTGCGCTGGTGCCGCTACCATGCTTTTTTGGAAGGGAAAAATCAAGTGCTGCTCGATGTTGACACGACAAATGAGGCAATTCGCGTATATGAAAAAGCAGGGTTCTTACCGATAAACACAATCGAATATTGGAAGCGGAAAGAAGAAGGTTAA
- a CDS encoding YusW family protein — protein MSCKKSSIMTALLLSSTLALAACGGSDEVTEPIQNDAATDPNKSNADAATSGGIDSKNVGGKTFGFTDFEMSVDYPDQDDAIEVSYEEDREKVEAEYTNKFEKLELKGNDAWNEMETAFLNMELQPDMTNEDVIPQVVEAFGLKEGYSNIEIDVQYQGGEDKEYQASGN, from the coding sequence ATGAGTTGCAAAAAGTCTTCTATCATGACTGCTTTACTTCTCTCCTCTACACTGGCGCTTGCTGCTTGCGGCGGCAGCGATGAAGTTACAGAACCTATCCAAAACGATGCAGCAACCGACCCGAATAAGAGCAACGCGGATGCAGCTACTAGCGGCGGTATTGACAGCAAAAATGTGGGAGGAAAAACATTCGGCTTCACGGATTTTGAAATGAGTGTCGATTACCCTGACCAGGATGACGCCATTGAAGTCAGCTATGAGGAAGACCGCGAAAAAGTTGAAGCTGAATATACGAACAAGTTCGAAAAACTGGAATTAAAAGGAAACGACGCCTGGAATGAGATGGAGACAGCGTTTTTGAATATGGAGCTGCAGCCTGACATGACAAACGAAGATGTTATTCCTCAGGTGGTTGAAGCTTTCGGTTTGAAAGAAGGCTATAGCAACATTGAAATCGACGTGCAGTACCAAGGTGGCGAAGACAAGGAATACCAGGCTTCCGGAAATTAA
- a CDS encoding glycerophosphodiester phosphodiesterase family protein, protein MRIYANRGSSGTYPENTLAAFRAAAELPITGVVINVQLSKDGKVVVFHDERLERTTNGTGYLKDKTLEELKELDCGSWFSSEWQGEEIPTLDEVLEVFEETDHRLNIELRTDLFPHEKLVDKVIAVAEKRGMMDRLILSSFNHEDIQKVCRETSVEAAIITLQVLVDVYDYARVIGTNRIHMSLPSAFRKTATDALRKGAIVYVYTVNDLQYADELQHIGIHGIITNYPEIMLTKFP, encoded by the coding sequence ATGAGAATTTACGCAAATAGAGGAAGTTCAGGCACCTATCCTGAAAATACCCTCGCTGCTTTCCGGGCAGCAGCTGAGCTGCCAATTACCGGTGTGGTAATAAATGTACAGCTATCAAAAGATGGGAAAGTTGTCGTCTTCCACGATGAGAGACTAGAGCGCACGACAAATGGAACAGGCTATCTAAAAGACAAGACGCTTGAAGAATTGAAAGAATTGGACTGCGGATCTTGGTTTTCTTCTGAATGGCAAGGAGAAGAAATACCGACACTTGATGAAGTGTTGGAGGTATTCGAAGAAACGGATCATCGTCTGAATATCGAATTGAGAACGGATCTTTTTCCGCATGAAAAGCTAGTGGACAAAGTGATTGCAGTGGCAGAAAAGCGGGGTATGATGGACCGGCTGATTTTGTCTTCTTTCAATCACGAAGACATCCAAAAAGTTTGCCGGGAAACATCCGTTGAAGCGGCCATCATAACGCTGCAAGTCTTAGTTGATGTTTACGATTACGCGCGTGTTATCGGCACTAATCGCATTCACATGTCGCTGCCTTCCGCGTTCCGAAAAACCGCCACCGATGCTCTCAGAAAAGGGGCGATTGTCTATGTCTACACTGTCAATGACCTTCAATATGCGGATGAACTCCAACATATCGGTATACATGGGATAATCACAAATTACCCCGAAATAATGCTGACAAAATTCCCATGA
- a CDS encoding glycerol-3-phosphate acyltransferase, giving the protein MIIYWIASYLIGNLLTAWWVGKWKGVDLRNELSGNLGARNAGAVIGKSAFLLTFLGDAGKSAFVVWLGFYFQFELWVISVAGLLVICGHLFPLWLKGRGGKGIASFIGVTLFLTPWLFLVMFIVFAVFLPIVRSATLTMLFSYLAFIVAAVFWHQLEWAWPLILAIVFILIRHQKDLRESFENRFSKA; this is encoded by the coding sequence ATGATTATTTATTGGATTGCATCCTACCTTATCGGGAATTTATTGACGGCTTGGTGGGTAGGTAAATGGAAAGGCGTCGATTTGCGAAATGAATTGAGCGGCAACTTAGGCGCACGCAATGCCGGGGCCGTCATCGGAAAATCCGCTTTTTTGCTTACATTTTTAGGGGATGCCGGCAAGTCGGCATTTGTCGTCTGGCTCGGATTTTATTTTCAGTTTGAGTTATGGGTAATTTCAGTCGCGGGGCTTTTGGTAATTTGCGGGCATTTGTTTCCTCTATGGCTAAAAGGACGGGGCGGAAAAGGCATCGCTTCGTTTATCGGGGTAACTTTGTTTTTGACTCCTTGGCTTTTTCTAGTCATGTTCATCGTCTTTGCAGTGTTTTTGCCGATTGTCAGAAGTGCGACTTTGACAATGCTTTTTAGTTATCTCGCATTTATAGTAGCTGCGGTTTTCTGGCACCAGCTGGAATGGGCATGGCCGCTTATTCTTGCCATTGTCTTCATTTTAATCAGACACCAAAAAGATTTGCGTGAATCGTTCGAGAATCGTTTTTCTAAAGCATAA
- a CDS encoding DUF2804 domain-containing protein: protein MQHVERELTERVMLCDAKGQLNPNAIGFAREPLIECNLRGNFLRKKKWNYWCVFGEELMFSATISHLDYATVCNVYFLNYETLRFQEKTVMLPFTRQLKLPGQVLESSFFRHDDMAIKFDYSQNKTHITVTIEDFEGESLQADLEVLHPETHDSLNVVIPWNRQTFQFTGKHLSLPTSGSVKIGSQRFEFDADDSYAILDYGRGVWPRETSWNWAMASQRFHGKVIGLNFGGKWTDGTGMTENAFFINGKMTKIHEDVLFRYNRENFKEPWLIHTKFSDDVKLTFIPFFERISKTDVRLVKSEVHQLFGYYNGYVREPDGKKIKILQMLGAIEEHHAKW from the coding sequence ATGCAGCATGTAGAACGAGAACTTACAGAACGCGTAATGCTTTGTGATGCAAAAGGCCAATTAAATCCTAACGCCATCGGCTTTGCAAGAGAGCCGCTAATCGAATGTAACTTGCGGGGAAATTTCCTCCGAAAGAAAAAGTGGAATTATTGGTGTGTTTTCGGAGAAGAACTCATGTTTTCAGCCACAATTAGCCACTTGGATTACGCGACAGTATGCAACGTGTATTTCTTAAATTATGAAACGTTGCGATTTCAGGAAAAAACAGTAATGCTTCCTTTTACCCGTCAACTGAAGCTTCCAGGACAAGTATTGGAAAGCAGTTTTTTCCGGCACGACGACATGGCCATAAAATTTGATTACAGCCAAAATAAAACACATATCACGGTAACGATAGAAGATTTTGAAGGTGAATCGCTGCAAGCGGACTTGGAAGTGCTTCATCCAGAAACGCACGATTCCTTGAATGTCGTTATCCCTTGGAACCGGCAGACATTCCAATTTACCGGAAAGCATCTGTCCCTCCCGACTTCCGGATCGGTCAAAATCGGCTCTCAGCGGTTTGAATTCGACGCGGATGACAGTTACGCCATTTTGGATTACGGAAGAGGCGTTTGGCCAAGGGAAACTTCATGGAATTGGGCCATGGCGTCACAGCGCTTCCATGGAAAAGTTATCGGATTAAATTTTGGCGGCAAATGGACGGATGGAACCGGCATGACGGAAAACGCCTTTTTTATCAACGGCAAAATGACGAAAATCCACGAAGATGTTCTGTTCCGGTACAATCGGGAAAATTTCAAAGAACCATGGTTGATCCATACGAAATTCTCCGATGACGTGAAGCTAACGTTTATTCCTTTTTTCGAACGAATTTCCAAAACCGATGTCCGGCTCGTTAAATCTGAAGTTCATCAACTTTTTGGCTATTATAACGGTTATGTCCGCGAGCCTGACGGAAAAAAGATCAAGATTCTCCAAATGCTTGGAGCAATCGAAGAACATCATGCAAAATGGTAA
- the kynA gene encoding tryptophan 2,3-dioxygenase, with protein sequence MNNYTNGQNIAAASEKNIRTDFKESMTYGEYLHLDQLLSAQDGVSGHHDETLFIIIHQVSELWMKLILHELNAAIKHINEDDLQPAFKELARVSKIQSQIIQGWDVLATMTPAEYMEFRNDLGNSSGFQSYQYRMIEFALGYKTKHVLKIYEKDETLHKELLEAFQKPGLYDATIQKLHRSGFAIDAKVLNRDISTVYESNESVREAWKTVYRDVETHWELYQLAEKLMDIEDWLQQWRFRHMKTVERIIGFKQGTGGSSGVHYLKRVLEQYFFPELWEIRTDI encoded by the coding sequence ATGAACAACTACACAAACGGTCAAAATATTGCTGCTGCGTCGGAAAAAAATATACGGACTGATTTTAAGGAAAGCATGACGTATGGTGAATATTTGCATTTGGACCAGCTGTTGTCGGCACAAGACGGGGTCAGCGGGCATCACGACGAAACGCTTTTCATTATCATCCACCAAGTATCCGAATTGTGGATGAAGCTGATTTTGCATGAACTGAACGCCGCTATTAAGCACATCAATGAGGACGATCTGCAGCCTGCTTTTAAGGAATTGGCGCGCGTTTCTAAAATCCAGTCGCAGATTATCCAAGGCTGGGATGTATTGGCGACGATGACGCCTGCAGAGTACATGGAGTTCCGCAATGATCTCGGAAATTCCAGCGGGTTTCAATCTTATCAATACCGCATGATTGAGTTCGCTTTAGGGTATAAAACTAAACATGTCCTAAAAATTTATGAAAAAGACGAAACGCTTCACAAAGAGCTGTTAGAAGCTTTTCAGAAACCGGGATTATACGATGCCACAATCCAAAAACTGCATCGCAGTGGATTTGCCATCGATGCAAAAGTGCTGAACCGCGATATTTCCACCGTTTACGAATCGAACGAAAGCGTCCGGGAAGCATGGAAAACAGTATACCGGGACGTGGAAACGCATTGGGAGTTGTACCAACTGGCCGAAAAATTAATGGATATTGAAGATTGGCTTCAGCAATGGCGTTTCCGCCATATGAAGACGGTAGAACGCATTATCGGATTCAAGCAAGGAACTGGCGGATCTTCCGGTGTCCATTATTTAAAAAGAGTGCTCGAACAATATTTCTTCCCGGAACTTTGGGAAATTCGCACTGACATTTAG